In a genomic window of Paraburkholderia sp. HP33-1:
- a CDS encoding porin, which yields MPPVRWQSARHVARHGQLRSTDDYLAPATANGTYSGGYLSHMFDSDNNLRVDSSVKFKSVNYGGFSMSALYGFSNQAGATNKSEARSVGARYKNGPVSVGAAYEQFNIPDANTDGAVSSTADALFVAGRQRIFGVGGTYAIGPLKVGLEWTRMVIDGVTSGPIVANYLRRDNYEINARYDIKPALFLAGGYTFTDGRQTTGSATTDPKWHQVNLMLYDALSKRTDVFLLGAFQKAAGDATFAYIYGNGSTSIQSPGSAKQAVARIGIRHKF from the coding sequence TTGCCGCCGGTTCGGTGGCAATCTGCGAGGCACGTCGCGCGGCACGGCCAGTTAAGGAGCACCGACGACTACCTTGCTCCCGCAACGGCGAACGGCACGTACAGTGGCGGTTACTTGTCCCACATGTTCGACAGCGACAACAACCTGCGCGTCGACAGCTCGGTCAAGTTCAAGAGCGTGAACTACGGCGGCTTCTCGATGAGCGCCCTGTACGGTTTCAGCAATCAGGCGGGGGCGACGAACAAGAGCGAGGCGCGGAGCGTCGGGGCCAGATACAAAAACGGGCCCGTGAGTGTTGGGGCTGCCTATGAGCAGTTCAATATTCCGGATGCGAACACGGATGGTGCGGTTTCGTCGACGGCAGATGCCTTGTTCGTGGCAGGACGTCAGCGCATCTTCGGCGTCGGCGGCACCTATGCGATTGGCCCGTTGAAAGTAGGTCTCGAGTGGACACGCATGGTCATCGACGGCGTCACGTCCGGCCCGATCGTCGCAAACTATCTGCGACGGGACAACTACGAGATCAATGCGCGATATGACATCAAACCAGCTCTCTTTTTGGCGGGCGGTTACACGTTCACCGACGGCCGGCAGACCACGGGAAGCGCCACGACGGATCCGAAGTGGCATCAGGTCAACCTGATGCTGTATGACGCACTCTCAAAGCGTACTGACGTTTTCCTGCTGGGTGCATTCCAGAAGGCCGCTGGTGACGCCACTTTCGCTTACATCTATGGCAATGGGTCGACGTCGATCCAGTCGCCGGGTAGCGCGAAGCAGGCCGTAGCCCGCATCGGTATCCGCCACAAGTTTTGA
- a CDS encoding glycosyl hydrolase family 79 C-terminal domain-containing protein — MRNAKTSVSNCQLASCEAKLTAASMRAGLSLERWGPYPWFFAISVASTLLTACGGSDIETDPIAQFSADKTTVSQGQAVTLSWSAPNAQSVTLSGVSATPASSAVVVPAQSTTYTLTATNSSGGVFTKTITVSVASSTPMATVTVDPTNPGTQIPSGYIGFSHPWGQAQLLMGDPAIGVNPIYRQLLKNITKFGGGPVSIRIGGTVSDSTTEPNSGTVRPFAQLANDLSAAGYGATFILGINFAAKNATLASDQVSEYASDMPAGALQSIELGNEPDLYVLQKVRPSPYSFDQYTTEVQTITQAILSKVPNSPLFTGPSAAFYPQDPATGALLPPFLSVGGLTNLLSQSGSVIANVSQHSYITTGTACGGSAASGLLLKPSSSTSDPSYAVPFAAVAKAANKPYRIDEMNSISCEGQDGVSNAFEEALWAPDVMFEYAKAGATGVNMISKNWNKFSAWDVYGAFNFNLPQSQYDNLANIAVKTWTPPAGIQWSNGYSIRTIQALYYGMLLFAEAAENGSSLLPVTLNTSANLKAWSTLDPTTGKVNVLVINKDQQDYGNISVTVPGFKSAAIERMRAPAFTSKSGITLGGQTFDGSVDGTPVGTKYAEVLTEQSSTFNVAIEPTSAVLVTLSK; from the coding sequence ATGAGGAACGCGAAAACATCAGTCTCAAATTGTCAGCTTGCCTCATGCGAGGCCAAGCTCACGGCTGCTTCTATGCGCGCCGGACTTTCACTCGAAAGGTGGGGGCCGTACCCGTGGTTTTTTGCAATTTCTGTCGCGTCGACCCTCTTGACTGCTTGCGGTGGCTCGGATATCGAAACCGATCCTATAGCTCAGTTTTCCGCAGACAAAACCACCGTTAGCCAAGGACAAGCAGTCACGCTCTCGTGGAGCGCCCCCAACGCCCAAAGCGTCACGCTAAGTGGCGTGTCAGCAACCCCGGCATCCTCGGCAGTCGTCGTACCAGCGCAAAGCACCACCTATACCCTGACCGCGACCAATTCGTCTGGCGGAGTATTTACGAAGACGATAACCGTGAGCGTCGCCAGCTCCACCCCGATGGCGACAGTCACAGTCGACCCAACTAATCCGGGCACACAAATCCCGAGTGGTTACATCGGCTTCTCACATCCGTGGGGACAAGCTCAACTATTGATGGGCGACCCTGCAATCGGTGTAAATCCGATCTATCGGCAGCTGTTGAAAAACATAACGAAATTCGGCGGTGGACCCGTATCAATCCGAATAGGTGGAACCGTGAGTGACTCGACGACCGAGCCAAACTCGGGTACCGTGCGCCCATTCGCGCAACTTGCGAATGATCTGTCGGCGGCGGGATATGGCGCGACATTTATCCTCGGCATCAATTTCGCGGCCAAGAATGCGACGCTCGCGTCAGACCAAGTCAGCGAGTACGCAAGTGATATGCCTGCGGGCGCGTTGCAGTCGATCGAACTGGGTAACGAGCCAGATTTATATGTGTTACAGAAGGTTCGACCCTCACCCTACTCGTTTGACCAGTACACAACCGAGGTCCAGACGATTACACAGGCAATTTTGAGCAAAGTACCGAATAGTCCGCTATTTACGGGACCTTCCGCGGCGTTCTATCCTCAGGACCCGGCAACAGGCGCGCTCCTGCCACCATTCCTGTCTGTCGGAGGGCTGACGAATTTGCTGAGCCAGTCCGGCTCGGTCATTGCCAATGTAAGTCAACATTCCTACATCACTACAGGAACAGCCTGTGGAGGATCGGCCGCCTCGGGTTTGCTTCTTAAGCCGTCTTCATCAACTTCCGATCCGTCATATGCTGTACCGTTTGCGGCAGTAGCAAAGGCCGCAAACAAGCCGTACCGGATAGACGAGATGAATTCGATCTCCTGCGAGGGGCAGGATGGCGTCAGCAACGCGTTCGAGGAGGCTCTTTGGGCGCCCGATGTGATGTTTGAATACGCCAAAGCGGGTGCAACTGGAGTGAACATGATCTCGAAGAACTGGAATAAGTTCAGTGCTTGGGATGTGTATGGTGCGTTCAACTTCAATTTGCCGCAGAGCCAGTACGACAACCTGGCGAATATTGCAGTCAAGACGTGGACGCCCCCCGCAGGTATCCAATGGTCGAATGGCTACTCGATCCGGACAATCCAGGCGCTGTACTATGGCATGCTCCTGTTCGCAGAAGCTGCGGAGAACGGGTCTAGTTTGCTACCCGTGACGCTGAATACTTCTGCAAATCTGAAGGCGTGGTCGACACTAGACCCGACGACGGGCAAGGTCAACGTCCTGGTCATCAACAAGGATCAGCAAGACTACGGAAACATCAGCGTAACCGTACCAGGATTCAAGAGTGCTGCAATTGAGCGGATGCGTGCGCCTGCCTTTACGTCAAAGAGCGGGATCACGCTTGGTGGGCAGACGTTCGATGGCAGCGTGGATGGCACCCCTGTCGGCACAAAATACGCAGAGGTACTGACTGAGCAAAGTAGCACCTTCAATGTTGCGATTGAGCCTACTAGTGCAGTTCTGGTTACCTTGTCGAAATAG
- a CDS encoding porin has protein sequence MKSKTLSHAVLLATMYGTNVFAQSSVTLYGAVDDAVTYVNNQKGHSNVYMRSGNLTTSVWGLNGVEDLGGGLATIFQVESSFDMNSGAATTSGLIFNRQAYMGLRDRKYGTVTMGRQYTPYFLLVGPLAPAATMAGAVGARPGDIDSLDKTTRANSSVTYTSPVLRGLQASAMYGFGGNPGSIGSGQTISAALQYSSGPLGVAAGYLRMENAQPGVVFGSTSSASLGTTVVNQGYLTASRIEDAAIAANYTIGALRLGAVYANVRYLAGNQSAFLDTVVFNNYGIFGTYRIRPDLESAAAVSYTVASRANTIQDPAKYLQFSLKQAYLLSKRTTLYALEGFTHATGKTLGVSGIKTIVTAAPVVGDSQNLTPSSTPNQVVVMIGIASKF, from the coding sequence ATGAAAAGCAAGACACTGAGCCACGCTGTGCTGTTAGCAACGATGTACGGCACCAATGTGTTCGCCCAGAGTAGCGTAACGCTTTACGGTGCGGTAGATGATGCAGTCACGTATGTGAACAATCAGAAAGGCCATTCCAACGTTTACATGCGCTCGGGAAATCTCACGACCTCAGTCTGGGGATTAAATGGGGTAGAGGACCTCGGCGGTGGCTTGGCAACGATCTTCCAGGTCGAGTCGAGTTTTGACATGAATTCTGGTGCTGCGACGACATCTGGCCTCATCTTCAATCGACAAGCGTACATGGGGCTGAGGGACCGGAAATACGGGACTGTCACGATGGGACGTCAGTACACCCCCTATTTTTTGCTCGTCGGTCCTCTTGCACCCGCTGCGACCATGGCTGGTGCGGTGGGAGCGCGCCCAGGCGACATCGACAGCCTGGACAAGACCACGCGCGCCAATAGCTCTGTGACCTACACCTCGCCGGTCCTTCGCGGCCTTCAGGCTAGCGCAATGTATGGCTTTGGCGGGAACCCCGGTAGCATCGGTAGCGGACAGACTATCAGCGCTGCACTACAGTATTCGTCCGGCCCGCTTGGAGTCGCAGCGGGCTACTTGCGAATGGAGAATGCACAGCCGGGCGTCGTGTTCGGATCAACTTCAAGTGCATCATTGGGAACTACGGTCGTCAATCAAGGTTACCTTACGGCCAGCCGGATTGAGGATGCGGCGATCGCGGCAAACTACACCATCGGAGCTCTCCGACTCGGAGCTGTCTATGCGAACGTTCGGTATCTCGCGGGTAACCAGTCGGCATTCCTTGACACCGTGGTCTTTAATAATTACGGCATCTTCGGAACTTATCGCATTCGTCCGGACCTGGAGTCGGCCGCTGCAGTGAGCTATACGGTCGCTTCGAGGGCCAACACTATTCAAGATCCCGCAAAATATCTTCAGTTTTCCCTTAAGCAGGCCTATTTGCTTTCCAAAAGAACGACGCTCTATGCGCTCGAAGGGTTCACTCACGCGACCGGAAAGACCCTCGGTGTCAGCGGTATCAAGACAATTGTGACCGCTGCTCCAGTTGTCGGCGATTCTCAAAATCTCACACCATCGTCGACACCGAATCAGGTCGTAGTTATGATCGGTATCGCAAGTAAATTTTAG
- a CDS encoding MFS transporter produces MKQRMVSGLRWWIIGLVSAGITLNYLSRSSLSVAIPELNKHFSISTEQYSYVVSAFQGAYMIVQPLCGYVLDIVGTKIGFAIFAVAWSLANMLHGLATGWISFAFFRGLLGATESAVIPASVKVVSEWFPDKEKSIATGWFNSGTSLGAMFAPPLVVWCILHYNWQMAFIVTGGLSLIWVVVWLAVYNVPQQHKWLSSGERSTIIGGQAIVRKVKAHWTVMLRSRVLWGIMISRFLAAPAWATFSFWIPIYLSSVRHMSLKEIGMFAWLPFLAADLGSIVGGYLCPSFQKWFNVHLVTSRKLVVVFGALLMIGPACIGLAADKYVAVLLFCVGGFAHQALSGALLTLPADVFPREEVATASGWTGTAAWLGSSVFSLIIGALATKIGYNPLFACLVMFDVLGAIVLWLMVPSKRNNEIQINGLGQQT; encoded by the coding sequence ATGAAGCAGCGAATGGTTTCAGGGCTTAGATGGTGGATCATAGGATTAGTATCGGCGGGCATAACGCTGAATTACCTCTCACGGAGTTCGTTGTCCGTGGCCATTCCGGAGCTTAACAAGCATTTCAGCATTTCGACTGAGCAGTATTCCTATGTCGTTTCCGCATTCCAAGGGGCATACATGATTGTTCAGCCTCTATGCGGATACGTGCTCGATATCGTCGGGACAAAAATTGGCTTCGCCATATTCGCAGTTGCGTGGTCACTGGCGAACATGCTCCATGGTCTGGCGACGGGTTGGATCTCTTTTGCGTTCTTCCGCGGACTCCTTGGTGCCACAGAATCTGCAGTGATTCCAGCATCGGTCAAGGTCGTGTCTGAGTGGTTTCCCGACAAGGAGAAGTCGATTGCGACGGGATGGTTTAACTCAGGAACATCTCTCGGAGCCATGTTCGCACCACCGTTGGTCGTGTGGTGCATCCTCCACTACAACTGGCAAATGGCGTTCATCGTCACCGGAGGGCTGAGCTTGATTTGGGTCGTCGTATGGCTCGCAGTTTACAACGTTCCCCAACAGCACAAATGGCTTAGCTCCGGCGAGCGCTCGACCATCATCGGAGGGCAAGCGATCGTTCGCAAGGTAAAAGCCCACTGGACCGTCATGCTGCGTTCTAGGGTCCTGTGGGGAATCATGATTTCAAGGTTTCTCGCAGCACCGGCCTGGGCGACCTTCAGCTTCTGGATTCCAATCTACCTCTCATCCGTTCGGCACATGAGCCTCAAGGAGATCGGCATGTTTGCGTGGTTGCCGTTCCTTGCGGCAGATTTGGGTAGCATCGTGGGGGGATACCTCTGCCCGAGTTTTCAGAAGTGGTTTAACGTTCATCTTGTGACCTCGCGCAAGCTGGTGGTGGTCTTTGGCGCGCTCCTGATGATCGGACCCGCGTGCATCGGCTTGGCTGCCGATAAATATGTAGCAGTTCTCCTGTTCTGTGTCGGCGGTTTTGCGCACCAAGCCCTTTCCGGGGCACTTCTTACACTTCCTGCTGACGTCTTCCCGCGCGAAGAAGTTGCGACGGCCAGCGGATGGACAGGCACGGCTGCGTGGTTAGGAAGCTCTGTCTTCTCCCTGATCATCGGGGCGCTCGCGACAAAGATTGGATACAACCCGTTGTTCGCCTGTCTCGTAATGTTCGACGTGCTCGGGGCCATTGTCCTCTGGCTAATGGTTCCTTCCAAGAGAAATAACGAGATTCAGATCAACGGGCTAGGCCAGCAGACTTGA
- a CDS encoding sulfatase-like hydrolase/transferase: MEQPNVLFIAVDQWPGALLGCAGHPSVLTPTIDHLARLGTRYTRAYSESPICIPARRSMMTGLSPRGHGDRSFKPAERLPKEPLLAQCFRDAGYQATAIGKLHVFPQRARIGFDDTILAEEGRIELGTTDDYDIYLADHGHTGEQFMHGMSNNDYMFRPWHLEEAHHVTNWTAREAARAIKRRDPDRPGFWHVSFTHPHPPLAPLASYIEMYDRLPIDEPNAGIWSERLETLPQALQVVRAYWPAEHSAHVLRGIRQAYYALCTHIDHQIRVLIGTLRDEGILDDTLIALVSDHGDMLGEHGLWGKCVFYERAANIPFILVGTAGCKRIGRGVTDDRLVALQDIMPTLLDVAGIPIPGTLDGMSAVGAERRDFLYGECREMRSATRMMHDGRHKLIWYPAGNHIQLFDLTADPTEMVDLSSDPAYVKVRTRLEHELAKSLYGCDEAWATDGRLIGYQPDEYTPEASRTFANQRGLHYPPPPLVNPEKSGAMAK, encoded by the coding sequence GTGGAACAGCCGAACGTATTGTTTATCGCGGTTGATCAGTGGCCTGGAGCCTTGCTCGGTTGTGCCGGGCATCCCTCCGTGCTGACACCAACTATCGATCATCTTGCCCGCCTCGGCACGCGTTATACCCGGGCATATTCAGAATCGCCAATCTGTATCCCCGCACGGCGATCGATGATGACGGGACTGAGTCCGCGAGGGCACGGTGACCGCTCGTTCAAGCCTGCAGAGCGTCTTCCCAAGGAGCCACTCCTAGCCCAATGTTTTCGCGATGCCGGCTATCAGGCAACGGCGATTGGCAAGCTTCACGTCTTCCCGCAACGCGCGCGAATCGGCTTCGACGACACAATTCTCGCGGAGGAAGGCCGGATCGAACTCGGCACGACCGACGATTACGATATTTATCTCGCCGATCATGGGCACACCGGCGAGCAATTCATGCACGGCATGTCGAACAACGACTACATGTTCCGTCCGTGGCATTTGGAAGAGGCACACCACGTCACGAACTGGACGGCGCGCGAGGCTGCGAGGGCGATCAAGCGCCGAGATCCGGACCGGCCCGGATTCTGGCACGTATCGTTCACGCATCCGCACCCACCTTTGGCGCCGCTCGCGTCCTACATCGAAATGTATGACAGGTTACCGATCGACGAACCAAATGCCGGTATCTGGTCCGAAAGGCTTGAAACGCTACCGCAGGCTCTTCAGGTCGTGCGCGCATACTGGCCGGCGGAGCATAGCGCCCATGTTTTAAGGGGAATCCGGCAGGCTTACTACGCCTTGTGCACCCACATCGACCACCAGATAAGGGTACTGATCGGTACTCTGCGTGACGAGGGAATTCTTGACGACACGTTGATCGCACTCGTCTCTGATCACGGAGACATGCTCGGCGAGCATGGCCTCTGGGGCAAGTGTGTGTTCTATGAACGCGCCGCGAATATCCCGTTCATCCTCGTCGGAACGGCCGGCTGCAAGCGGATCGGCCGCGGTGTTACCGACGACCGTCTCGTTGCCCTTCAGGACATCATGCCGACCTTGCTCGATGTTGCCGGCATTCCAATTCCGGGAACGCTCGACGGTATGTCAGCCGTCGGCGCCGAGCGCCGCGACTTTCTCTATGGTGAATGCCGAGAGATGCGAAGCGCGACCCGCATGATGCACGACGGGCGACACAAGTTGATCTGGTATCCCGCGGGGAACCATATACAGCTTTTTGATCTCACCGCGGACCCAACTGAAATGGTCGATTTATCGAGTGATCCGGCGTATGTCAAAGTTCGAACAAGACTCGAGCATGAACTCGCAAAAAGCCTGTACGGATGCGACGAAGCGTGGGCCACAGATGGGCGCCTCATCGGATATCAGCCGGACGAATACACGCCAGAGGCTTCGCGCACTTTCGCGAACCAGCGGGGCCTTCATTATCCGCCGCCGCCGCTGGTCAACCCCGAGAAGAGCGGAGCAATGGCCAAGTAG
- a CDS encoding LysR family transcriptional regulator produces MDMDVQLWRLFVQIVEYGSVTRVASARDVAQSVVSRQLATIEKICGGRLFERTGRGVRLNEAGARIYPRVVAWLEEGNQLSRDVRRAANVPAGTVKVGILSSISRDFTSSLYERITKAFPEIHLHIFDGPGRQISEWLEAQAIDFGVVLRNTKEERRSDIRIGPLSTALIGPPGDVLTSSATVEFSKLAKIPLVLAGHPNVSRDLLEHHARRKGIEINVPIECDSIPLQKHLVATSHIYAILGRHAVREELHAGQLQASKIVSPSLTRSIVLSYVEGRTPSAASQAVIDIARAILVPMITEP; encoded by the coding sequence ATGGACATGGATGTGCAGTTATGGAGACTGTTTGTGCAGATCGTGGAGTATGGAAGCGTTACCCGCGTAGCGAGCGCCCGCGACGTGGCGCAGTCCGTCGTAAGTCGCCAACTTGCGACAATCGAGAAGATTTGCGGCGGCAGGCTTTTCGAGCGAACTGGACGCGGTGTCAGGCTCAACGAAGCCGGCGCACGTATATACCCACGAGTTGTTGCGTGGTTAGAGGAAGGCAATCAGCTTTCGCGCGACGTACGCCGCGCCGCGAACGTACCGGCGGGAACGGTTAAGGTGGGCATACTATCGTCAATTAGCAGAGACTTTACGAGTTCCCTTTATGAGCGGATCACCAAAGCGTTTCCGGAGATCCACTTGCACATTTTTGATGGGCCCGGGCGACAAATATCTGAGTGGCTTGAGGCTCAAGCAATCGATTTTGGCGTTGTACTGAGAAACACAAAGGAGGAACGGCGCTCGGACATACGCATTGGTCCGCTGTCGACCGCCCTGATTGGCCCCCCGGGTGATGTCCTAACGAGTTCGGCGACCGTTGAGTTTTCCAAGCTAGCCAAAATACCGTTGGTTCTTGCAGGGCATCCAAATGTCTCCCGGGATCTGCTGGAGCATCATGCCCGTAGGAAAGGAATCGAGATAAACGTGCCAATCGAATGCGATTCGATTCCGCTTCAAAAGCATCTAGTGGCTACGTCTCACATCTATGCAATCCTTGGGCGACATGCTGTCCGCGAGGAACTGCACGCCGGCCAACTCCAGGCATCGAAGATCGTGTCCCCGAGCCTCACACGTTCAATCGTTTTGAGTTACGTGGAAGGACGCACGCCTAGCGCTGCTTCCCAAGCGGTTATCGATATCGCCCGCGCGATCCTTGTTCCCATGATCACTGAACCGTAA
- a CDS encoding IS110 family transposase yields MEIDVLGIDLAKQVFQLHGADRRGHVVHRSKVSRSSFFESVRTLSPRVVVMEPCSTAHHWARRFQSIGMEVRLISPQYVAPFVKTNKNDRNDAEAIVEAASRPTMRFVTIKSVEQQDIQAAHRMRAILLRHRTALINQIRGLLGERGLAISRSPEAFKRAIPEFLRTSADELTPFCQTLLTELLQHLGTIEERVHLIEASIQSFMKKSMLCRKIAEIPGIGPITATAIVAAVGDATQFRNGRHLSAWLGLVPRQYSSGGKPRLHGISRRGDTYLQTLLIHGARTVLRYAPKKTDPQSIWLQALMARRGHNCAAVALANRNARIIQALLSGDATYMARSAAA; encoded by the coding sequence ATGGAAATCGACGTTCTCGGCATTGATCTCGCGAAACAGGTCTTCCAGCTCCACGGCGCCGATCGTCGAGGTCATGTTGTGCACCGGTCGAAGGTCTCACGCAGTTCATTCTTCGAATCCGTGCGCACCTTGAGTCCCAGGGTGGTCGTGATGGAACCCTGCAGCACGGCCCATCACTGGGCGAGGCGTTTCCAGTCGATCGGTATGGAAGTCCGGCTGATCAGCCCGCAATACGTCGCACCGTTCGTCAAGACGAACAAGAACGACCGCAACGATGCGGAGGCGATCGTCGAGGCTGCCAGCCGGCCCACGATGCGTTTCGTCACGATCAAATCCGTCGAGCAGCAGGACATCCAAGCCGCGCACCGCATGCGGGCTATCCTGTTGCGTCACCGTACTGCGCTGATCAACCAGATACGTGGCCTGCTCGGTGAACGCGGACTGGCCATCTCGCGCTCACCGGAAGCCTTCAAGCGTGCGATACCGGAATTCCTGCGCACGAGCGCAGATGAACTGACTCCGTTTTGCCAGACGCTGCTCACTGAGCTTCTGCAGCACCTGGGCACCATCGAGGAACGTGTTCATCTCATCGAGGCATCCATCCAGTCATTCATGAAGAAATCCATGCTTTGCAGGAAGATCGCCGAGATCCCCGGTATTGGTCCGATCACCGCCACAGCCATTGTCGCCGCGGTCGGCGACGCCACGCAGTTTCGCAACGGCCGGCACCTGTCTGCCTGGCTGGGGCTCGTGCCCCGACAGTATTCGTCTGGCGGCAAGCCGCGCCTGCACGGCATCAGCCGACGCGGCGACACCTACTTGCAGACCTTGCTCATTCATGGCGCGCGGACTGTTCTGCGTTACGCACCGAAGAAAACTGATCCTCAGAGCATCTGGCTTCAGGCTTTGATGGCTCGACGCGGGCATAACTGCGCGGCGGTCGCATTGGCCAACAGGAACGCGCGGATCATCCAGGCACTACTCAGCGGCGATGCAACCTATATGGCGCGAAGCGCGGCAGCATAA
- a CDS encoding methyl-accepting chemotaxis protein produces the protein MLLLLRNLKVRNRLFVSFAIVILLLCSAAGFALFQAHQIQSHLLDIKQNWMESVKTVADLRLALSTDRRSTLGLVLSDTKQAKDTNAVIRAGALDQLRKSVDRYEKHALPGEDRQYFENDKKAIAAYAVINKELYALAMSDNPDLAAERVLANTKIFAVFKSTENTLTAHMDFIQKQADQATDKAIHEYDMALVLTFTVIFFAIVATVYVCNTVATSIIFPLNDAVKIAEAVASGDLTSQVRVHSDTELGQLMRALRSMNESLADIVKQVRSGSEAVLIGASEIAAGNENLSQRTEEQAASLEQTVASIQQLTATVQNNAANARQGLELAQTTSDLANSGGEVMKHVVTTMTGIADQSRKVADIIATIEGIAFQTNILALNAAVEAARAGNEGRGFAVVAQEVRTLAQRSAMAAKEIKELVSNSVTRVGQGSQLVNDAGSKINEVVSEFAHVSTLMKEITHASDDGHRGIMEINKAIGEIDTVTQHNAALVEEAAAAARGVHAEAERLQTLVSNFKIARAI, from the coding sequence ATGCTCCTGCTTCTTCGCAATCTCAAAGTGCGCAACCGGCTGTTTGTTAGCTTCGCAATCGTTATCCTGTTGCTATGCAGCGCCGCGGGTTTTGCGCTCTTCCAGGCGCATCAGATTCAATCACATCTGCTCGACATTAAGCAGAATTGGATGGAGTCAGTCAAAACGGTTGCTGATCTTCGTCTGGCCCTGAGTACGGATCGTCGCTCCACGCTGGGTCTTGTTTTGTCCGATACCAAACAAGCCAAAGATACCAATGCTGTGATTCGGGCCGGAGCCTTGGACCAGCTGAGGAAGAGTGTCGATCGCTATGAAAAACACGCGCTGCCGGGTGAGGATCGTCAGTATTTCGAGAACGATAAGAAAGCTATTGCTGCGTACGCGGTAATCAACAAAGAACTCTACGCTCTTGCAATGTCTGATAACCCCGATCTTGCTGCCGAACGGGTGCTCGCCAACACCAAGATCTTTGCTGTTTTCAAATCCACTGAGAACACGCTCACCGCCCATATGGACTTCATTCAGAAGCAGGCAGATCAGGCTACGGACAAGGCCATTCACGAATACGATATGGCTCTGGTGCTGACGTTCACCGTAATATTTTTCGCTATCGTTGCGACGGTATATGTCTGCAACACGGTTGCGACGTCGATCATCTTCCCGTTAAATGACGCCGTAAAAATTGCTGAGGCAGTCGCGTCGGGGGATCTGACGTCGCAAGTCAGGGTCCATTCCGATACTGAACTCGGCCAATTGATGCGTGCGCTTCGCAGCATGAATGAGAGTCTCGCCGATATAGTGAAGCAGGTGCGGTCCGGTAGTGAGGCGGTACTGATCGGTGCATCCGAAATCGCAGCAGGTAACGAGAATCTGAGCCAACGCACCGAGGAACAGGCGGCATCTCTCGAACAGACGGTAGCTTCTATCCAGCAGTTGACGGCGACCGTGCAGAACAACGCGGCGAATGCCAGACAGGGACTCGAACTCGCGCAGACTACGTCCGATTTGGCAAACAGCGGTGGCGAGGTGATGAAACATGTCGTGACCACCATGACAGGCATTGCCGATCAATCCAGGAAAGTCGCCGACATCATTGCGACTATCGAGGGTATCGCCTTTCAGACCAATATCTTGGCCCTTAACGCGGCGGTTGAAGCCGCACGTGCCGGCAACGAAGGTCGTGGTTTCGCCGTCGTCGCCCAGGAAGTCCGCACGCTGGCTCAACGCTCAGCAATGGCCGCCAAAGAGATCAAGGAATTGGTCAGCAATTCGGTCACCCGCGTTGGTCAAGGATCTCAACTGGTGAACGATGCCGGGTCCAAAATCAACGAGGTGGTGAGTGAGTTCGCCCACGTATCGACGCTGATGAAGGAGATCACCCATGCATCCGATGACGGCCACCGGGGCATCATGGAGATAAATAAGGCGATCGGCGAAATCGATACGGTGACCCAGCACAACGCAGCCTTGGTCGAAGAGGCCGCTGCTGCCGCCCGTGGCGTTCATGCAGAAGCAGAACGCCTTCAGACACTGGTTTCTAACTTCAAGATTGCACGCGCTATTTAA
- a CDS encoding MarR family winged helix-turn-helix transcriptional regulator, which yields MKSEENPPLCHVAEVSALNWLSRFIEVDKAIFEGADRHLKSSLGISFAQAKVVACLAGRQFTTQVQLARRLQYDMGALSRVIQRLMDVGIVMRSRHPNDCRCWCVQLTGSGVAMVAKITAFLGATDERLISLLTEDEVESFVGLLKRLLVNSAAHGPAGASAVALRGSPKPSGAIGAPV from the coding sequence ATGAAGAGCGAGGAGAATCCACCCCTATGCCATGTAGCTGAAGTCTCAGCGTTAAATTGGCTATCCCGTTTCATCGAAGTCGACAAGGCGATCTTCGAGGGCGCTGATCGACATTTGAAATCATCGCTTGGGATTTCGTTTGCGCAGGCGAAGGTCGTCGCATGTCTCGCTGGGCGGCAATTCACGACGCAGGTTCAGCTCGCCCGCCGGCTGCAATACGATATGGGGGCGCTATCCAGAGTCATTCAGCGTCTCATGGACGTCGGAATTGTCATGAGGTCTCGGCATCCAAACGACTGTCGCTGCTGGTGTGTTCAGCTTACGGGTAGCGGAGTGGCCATGGTGGCGAAAATTACAGCTTTCCTCGGGGCAACCGACGAAAGATTGATTAGCCTCTTAACCGAGGATGAAGTGGAAAGTTTTGTTGGATTGCTCAAGCGCTTACTTGTCAATTCTGCAGCCCATGGGCCAGCCGGCGCCTCGGCAGTTGCCCTGAGGGGCAGCCCAAAACCCTCCGGCGCCATTGGCGCACCGGTGTGA